One genomic segment of Planctomycetaceae bacterium includes these proteins:
- a CDS encoding FoF1 ATP synthase subunit gamma, translated as MKRQQYLRHRLETLAALQDAVSAMRSLSAHHFRRARQALTAARQYRSEMETMVAEIGIHQPLHAGVPAGLLVVASDLGLCGDYNARLSQRAVEEAGTYEAGTVYSVGRRVRSVLAKNGIDPARCYDAPASYEGVSRLLLGLAQDVLTDYLAMKIGTLQVVSAGFDGVGHFTPLSVRVLPIAPVNAASPLRRSPYVDANHLTTVAVREYLYITLYEILLDALAAEHGMRLMAAESALEWLDTTAAATARRLAGARSEASTQELLDIVSGSRQRFRFQAD; from the coding sequence ATGAAACGCCAGCAATACCTCAGGCACCGCCTGGAAACTCTGGCAGCACTGCAGGACGCTGTCAGTGCCATGCGTTCGCTGTCGGCGCATCATTTCCGCCGTGCGCGGCAGGCGCTGACGGCCGCACGGCAATACCGCAGCGAAATGGAAACGATGGTCGCGGAAATCGGCATTCACCAGCCGCTGCACGCCGGTGTTCCCGCCGGACTGCTGGTTGTCGCATCTGACCTGGGTTTGTGCGGCGACTACAACGCCAGGCTTTCTCAAAGGGCGGTTGAGGAAGCCGGGACGTACGAAGCCGGGACCGTCTACTCCGTCGGCCGGCGCGTCAGAAGCGTCCTGGCCAAAAACGGTATCGATCCCGCACGCTGCTACGACGCTCCGGCAAGTTACGAAGGTGTGTCGCGTTTGCTGCTCGGTCTGGCTCAGGACGTGTTGACCGACTACCTCGCAATGAAAATCGGCACTCTGCAGGTGGTCTCAGCCGGGTTCGACGGAGTCGGTCACTTCACTCCGCTGTCGGTGCGAGTGCTGCCGATCGCACCCGTCAACGCCGCCAGCCCGCTGCGCCGTTCACCCTACGTCGACGCGAATCATCTGACGACGGTCGCCGTGCGCGAGTACCTGTACATCACGCTCTATGAAATCCTGCTGGATGCTTTAGCGGCCGAACACGGCATGCGGCTGATGGCTGCGGAGTCCGCTCTGGAATGGCTCGACACAACCGCCGCAGCAACCGCGAGGCGACTCGCGGGAGCCCGCAGCGAAGCGTCCACTCAGGAACTGCTGGACATCGTCTCCGGAAGCCGGCAGCGCTTTCGATTTCAGGCTGATTGA
- a CDS encoding DUF2905 domain-containing protein: MTQHPAWLLVVAGLIIAGIGAVWLLVPSIPWLGKLPGDISLERGNVRFYFPVVSCVIVSLVLTGIVWLIRFLSR, encoded by the coding sequence ATGACACAGCATCCCGCCTGGCTTCTGGTCGTCGCCGGGCTGATCATTGCCGGGATCGGTGCCGTTTGGCTGCTGGTTCCGTCGATCCCGTGGCTGGGAAAGCTGCCGGGCGATATCAGCCTGGAACGCGGCAATGTTCGATTCTACTTCCCGGTTGTGTCGTGCGTTATTGTGAGTTTGGTGCTGACGGGAATCGTCTGGCTGATCCGATTTCTGTCCAGGTGA
- a CDS encoding F0F1 ATP synthase subunit alpha, with translation MIPTVAEQLAAAAKTVRLADGLQPRGVVRSVGDGVAAVSGLEDVRYEELLVFDSGAFGIAFDLRSCDLGAVLLAGAAQVREGDGVVGMNRLPDLPVGPEALGRVLDPLGNPLDEGPPLRGEHRFPLFRPAPEIIERCSVERALWTGVTAVDAAIPIGRGQRELIIGDRNVGKTALAIDFVAAQKPGDVACVYVMIGQPMSRVRALRDALERAGCLSNTAIIAAYASDSPGLQYLAPQAGASLAESFRDAGGHALVVYDDLTKHADAYRELALLLDRPPGREAYPGDIFYLHAELLERAAAMSDQRGGGSVTAFPLVETTDGDISAYIPTNLISITDGQIYLDTGRFERDLRPAIDIGRSVSRIGAVAQPPPMRRAAKNLKIQLSRFESLEKLSRVGLDIDVTTQGTLREGNILRALLRQSRLSPRSIAVQVLALTAVSEHWLSDLKPWQAVVAAEALVEVARRQAPEIVAALDRGEEPEGNWPDAIKPLVAEARSRVPAQDR, from the coding sequence GTGATTCCCACAGTCGCCGAACAGCTCGCCGCAGCGGCGAAAACGGTGCGTCTGGCCGACGGGCTACAGCCGCGGGGTGTCGTTCGCAGCGTTGGCGATGGAGTCGCAGCGGTGTCCGGCCTGGAAGACGTGCGGTATGAAGAACTGCTCGTCTTTGATTCCGGCGCGTTCGGCATTGCCTTCGACCTGCGAAGCTGTGACCTGGGAGCTGTGCTGCTGGCGGGCGCTGCGCAGGTACGCGAAGGCGACGGAGTGGTCGGCATGAACCGGCTGCCCGATCTGCCGGTTGGTCCGGAAGCTCTGGGCCGAGTGCTGGATCCGCTGGGAAATCCGCTGGACGAGGGGCCTCCGCTGCGGGGCGAACACCGCTTTCCGCTGTTTCGCCCGGCACCGGAAATCATCGAGCGGTGCAGCGTCGAACGGGCGCTGTGGACGGGAGTCACAGCCGTCGATGCCGCCATTCCCATTGGTCGCGGCCAGCGGGAACTGATCATCGGTGACCGCAATGTCGGCAAGACCGCTCTGGCCATCGACTTCGTCGCCGCTCAAAAGCCGGGTGATGTGGCCTGCGTCTATGTCATGATTGGACAGCCGATGTCGCGCGTGAGAGCACTGCGTGACGCGCTGGAACGTGCGGGCTGCCTGTCCAACACAGCCATCATTGCGGCCTACGCGTCGGACAGTCCCGGATTACAGTACCTGGCGCCGCAGGCCGGCGCGTCGCTGGCGGAATCGTTTCGCGACGCCGGGGGCCACGCGCTTGTTGTTTACGACGACCTGACCAAGCACGCGGACGCCTATCGTGAACTGGCGCTGCTGCTGGACCGGCCGCCGGGGCGAGAAGCCTATCCCGGTGACATCTTCTACCTGCACGCCGAATTGCTGGAACGAGCGGCGGCGATGAGCGATCAGCGCGGCGGTGGATCGGTGACGGCGTTCCCTCTGGTGGAGACAACCGACGGCGACATTTCGGCCTATATCCCCACAAATCTGATCTCAATCACCGACGGTCAGATTTACCTGGACACTGGCCGCTTCGAACGTGACCTGCGACCGGCCATCGACATCGGTCGCAGTGTCTCGCGGATCGGCGCAGTCGCACAGCCGCCGCCGATGCGCCGGGCCGCGAAGAACCTGAAGATCCAACTGTCCCGGTTTGAATCGCTGGAAAAGCTGTCGCGAGTCGGTCTGGACATTGATGTGACAACGCAGGGCACGCTGCGGGAAGGCAACATCCTGCGAGCGCTGCTGCGACAGTCCCGGCTTTCGCCGCGCAGCATCGCTGTCCAGGTTCTGGCGCTGACGGCGGTCTCCGAACACTGGCTGAGCGACCTGAAACCCTGGCAGGCCGTCGTCGCCGCGGAGGCGCTGGTCGAAGTGGCCCGCCGGCAGGCACCGGAAATTGTGGCGGCTCTGGATCGCGGTGAAGAGCCCGAAGGAAACTGGCCAGACGCCATCAAGCCTCTCGTAGCGGAAGCGCGAAGTCGCGTTCCGGCGCAGGATCGATGA
- the atpD gene encoding F0F1 ATP synthase subunit beta, translating to MDGVIGGKVTAVRGTVVDAWFEGGLPPIDAALECQVDQLASVTAVVHSHLGRSSVRAIATGSTRGMKRGAAVTCRGLPLRIPVGEQLIGRVIDLGGRPLDGGPELSWDETLPLYRSPPPPSECRGLGEMYPTGIKVIDLFCPFTHGGRVAVFGGAGVGKTVVLTEFIHNAVAELEGIAVFAGIGERSREGLELWQELRDHGFMDRTAMVFGQMKEPPGARFLVGLAALSVAEHFRDVGKKDVLFLVDNVYRHVQAGMEVSGLLGRLPSRVGYQPTLAADIAALEERITATRHGDMVSVQAIYVPADDYSDPAITHAFWHMDSSLVLSRDVAAEGLYPAVDPLASSSKALDPSIVGQRHYDVAQEARRVLGRYEELKDLISMLGIDELSGEDRRLVGRARRVRNFLTQPFFVAETFTGMPGRNVPASATVAGVEAILNGRCDTIPEDRLFMIGALEEIGPHESSELKAS from the coding sequence ATGGATGGTGTGATCGGCGGAAAAGTCACGGCGGTTCGGGGAACTGTGGTGGATGCCTGGTTTGAAGGCGGTTTGCCGCCGATCGATGCGGCGCTGGAATGCCAGGTCGATCAGCTCGCTTCGGTGACGGCTGTCGTGCATTCTCACCTGGGCCGTTCCTCCGTGCGCGCGATTGCCACGGGCAGTACTCGCGGCATGAAACGCGGGGCTGCGGTGACGTGTCGCGGACTGCCACTGCGAATTCCGGTCGGGGAACAGCTGATCGGCCGCGTGATTGATCTGGGTGGACGACCGCTGGACGGCGGGCCCGAGTTGTCGTGGGACGAAACTCTGCCGTTGTACCGTTCACCTCCGCCGCCTTCCGAGTGCCGTGGCCTGGGAGAGATGTATCCGACCGGAATCAAGGTGATCGATCTGTTCTGCCCGTTCACTCACGGTGGACGTGTGGCGGTGTTCGGCGGCGCGGGCGTCGGCAAGACGGTCGTGTTGACAGAGTTCATCCACAACGCCGTGGCCGAACTGGAAGGCATCGCTGTCTTTGCCGGCATCGGAGAACGGTCGCGCGAGGGACTGGAACTGTGGCAGGAGCTGCGTGATCACGGTTTCATGGACCGCACGGCGATGGTCTTTGGTCAGATGAAGGAACCTCCCGGCGCGAGGTTTCTGGTCGGCCTGGCGGCGCTGTCTGTGGCAGAGCACTTTCGAGATGTCGGAAAGAAGGATGTGCTCTTCCTGGTCGACAACGTGTACCGGCACGTGCAGGCGGGAATGGAGGTATCCGGACTGCTGGGGCGCCTGCCGTCCCGCGTCGGATACCAGCCGACTCTGGCCGCTGACATCGCGGCTCTGGAGGAACGCATCACGGCCACGCGGCACGGCGACATGGTTTCGGTTCAGGCGATTTACGTGCCCGCCGACGACTATTCCGATCCGGCGATCACTCACGCCTTCTGGCACATGGACAGTTCGCTGGTGCTGTCGCGAGACGTGGCTGCCGAAGGCTTGTACCCGGCGGTTGACCCGCTGGCTTCGTCGTCGAAGGCGCTTGACCCGTCCATCGTCGGACAGCGGCACTACGATGTCGCTCAGGAGGCCCGCCGCGTCCTTGGACGTTATGAAGAATTGAAGGATCTGATTTCCATGCTGGGAATCGACGAGCTTTCCGGTGAAGACCGCAGGCTTGTCGGGCGAGCGAGGCGGGTGCGCAATTTTCTGACTCAGCCGTTTTTTGTTGCCGAAACGTTCACCGGCATGCCGGGCCGCAACGTGCCCGCGTCCGCGACGGTCGCCGGAGTGGAAGCGATCCTGAATGGCCGATGCGACACGATTCCCGAAGACCGATTGTTCATGATCGGTGCCCTGGAGGAAATCGGGCCGCACGAATCGTCGGAACTGAAGGCGTCATGA
- a CDS encoding alpha/beta fold hydrolase: MRLHRTGRTHLRLRRPAVLAVSLIAGMMLMAEPVSSTVNADEGPAEARSSEVKLPVTSKTLGGRQFWGDVHHLHGWRIQKNVITGHYRLLDPDDKRHSSGTLEECRARLETIRVERQLPPMQGKAVLLIHGLIRSSKSFHAMETALRNDGYAVVRFDYPSTRVAIENSAAFLHSVIESLGDEVTSIDVVAHSMGGIVLRSFLQHYNEPRLHRAVMLGVPNRGAEIADRFKNNALFKAVYGPAGTQLASGHGGIASELPIPEFEFGIIAGGRGAARGFNPLLPGDNDTTVTVRSARLPGASDFLLVPVLHSFLMASEEPVRATVYFLDHGRFSPDRAPHPITPDQPDEP, translated from the coding sequence ATGAGGCTCCACAGAACCGGGCGAACACACCTGCGACTGCGTCGACCCGCGGTCCTTGCGGTATCTCTGATTGCGGGAATGATGCTGATGGCAGAACCGGTTTCATCCACCGTCAACGCGGACGAAGGACCAGCCGAAGCCCGGTCTTCGGAAGTGAAGCTTCCGGTCACCTCGAAGACGCTGGGAGGCCGTCAGTTCTGGGGTGACGTGCATCATCTGCACGGTTGGAGAATTCAGAAAAATGTCATCACCGGCCACTATCGGTTGCTGGATCCCGACGACAAACGTCACTCCAGCGGAACGCTGGAAGAATGCCGGGCGCGTTTGGAAACGATCCGCGTCGAACGGCAGCTCCCGCCGATGCAGGGCAAGGCCGTGCTGTTGATCCACGGATTGATTCGGTCGTCAAAGTCCTTTCACGCCATGGAAACGGCGTTGCGGAATGACGGCTATGCGGTGGTCCGGTTTGACTATCCCAGCACGCGCGTGGCCATTGAAAATTCCGCCGCGTTTCTGCACAGCGTCATCGAATCACTCGGCGATGAAGTCACGTCCATCGACGTTGTCGCCCACAGCATGGGCGGCATCGTGCTGCGGAGCTTCCTTCAGCACTACAACGAACCGCGGCTGCACCGGGCGGTGATGCTGGGAGTGCCCAATCGCGGAGCGGAAATCGCCGACCGTTTTAAGAACAACGCGCTGTTCAAAGCCGTCTACGGACCGGCCGGAACTCAGCTTGCCAGCGGTCACGGCGGTATCGCCAGTGAACTTCCCATTCCGGAATTCGAATTCGGAATCATTGCGGGAGGTCGCGGAGCAGCCAGAGGATTCAACCCGCTGCTTCCCGGCGACAACGATACGACCGTGACTGTCCGCAGTGCGCGGCTGCCGGGAGCCAGCGACTTTCTGCTGGTGCCGGTGCTGCATTCGTTTCTGATGGCCAGCGAAGAACCAGTTAGAGCAACAGTCTACTTTCTGGACCACGGACGCTTTTCCCCGGACCGTGCTCCGCATCCGATCACGCCCGATCAACCCGACGAACCGTGA
- a CDS encoding F0F1 ATP synthase subunit C has product MKDETIIAIVAMAGAALTMALGAIGAAIGESRIGAAAMDALARQPDEASSITRTLFVSLAMVESTAIFCLVIALILLFANPFTGTTGG; this is encoded by the coding sequence ATGAAAGACGAAACAATCATCGCCATTGTGGCGATGGCGGGAGCGGCGCTGACGATGGCTCTGGGCGCCATCGGCGCGGCGATCGGTGAAAGCCGCATCGGAGCGGCGGCCATGGACGCTCTGGCTCGCCAGCCGGACGAAGCTTCGTCAATCACGCGGACGCTGTTCGTCAGTCTGGCAATGGTCGAGTCCACGGCGATTTTCTGCCTGGTCATCGCTTTGATACTGCTGTTTGCGAACCCCTTTACCGGCACCACGGGCGGATAG
- a CDS encoding AtpZ/AtpI family protein: MHRDGARLARREKGHRSFWQSLSVLGMVGWPIAMGSVGGSLLGRYLDVQWGTGVRYTLMFMTAGVFIGCYAAWKSVTGRHD; encoded by the coding sequence GTGCATCGCGACGGTGCGCGCCTGGCGCGGCGTGAGAAGGGACATCGCAGTTTCTGGCAGTCACTGAGTGTGCTGGGAATGGTCGGCTGGCCGATCGCAATGGGCTCCGTCGGCGGAAGTCTGCTGGGCCGATATCTGGACGTACAATGGGGAACCGGAGTTCGCTACACGCTGATGTTCATGACGGCCGGCGTTTTCATCGGCTGTTACGCGGCATGGAAATCGGTGACGGGCAGGCATGATTAA
- the atpB gene encoding F0F1 ATP synthase subunit A, giving the protein MHLRIFGDPVLFRLGPVPVTETMVTSSVVTVVLISAALVLRHFVRCHPQHAMSVAAFAAVESCDRLVADIVGRRHVLVATLTGSLFTFIAACNIAGQLPGVHPATGSLATTSALAAVVFFSVPIAGIRVHGVWGYIRRYFRPNPLLMPLHVISELSRTLALAVRLFGNIMSGHLVVGLLVALAGFLVPTPIMALDLLIGLLQAYIFAVLATVYIGAAISAGEE; this is encoded by the coding sequence ATGCATCTGAGAATCTTTGGTGACCCGGTTCTGTTTCGACTCGGCCCCGTTCCGGTGACGGAGACGATGGTGACGTCGTCGGTCGTGACGGTCGTGCTGATCTCAGCCGCATTGGTTCTCCGACACTTCGTCCGGTGTCATCCGCAACACGCGATGTCGGTAGCGGCGTTTGCGGCCGTGGAGAGCTGCGATCGTCTGGTCGCGGACATCGTCGGCAGGCGTCACGTGCTGGTGGCGACGCTGACGGGCAGCCTGTTCACCTTCATTGCGGCGTGCAACATCGCCGGACAACTGCCGGGAGTGCATCCGGCAACCGGCAGCCTGGCCACAACATCGGCCCTGGCGGCGGTCGTTTTCTTCAGCGTGCCGATCGCCGGCATTCGAGTTCACGGCGTGTGGGGCTACATCAGGCGTTATTTTCGCCCGAACCCGCTGCTGATGCCGCTGCACGTGATCTCCGAGTTGTCGCGGACGCTGGCACTTGCCGTTCGCTTATTTGGAAACATCATGTCCGGTCATCTTGTGGTCGGATTGCTGGTGGCTCTGGCCGGCTTTCTGGTGCCGACTCCGATCATGGCGCTCGATCTGCTGATCGGATTGCTGCAGGCCTACATTTTCGCAGTTCTGGCGACGGTCTATATCGGCGCGGCAATCAGCGCCGGGGAGGAATAG
- a CDS encoding RimK family protein, which produces MSTLIVVNDPKEWTFEIPGVDVVDARNYLTKSEFSELRSVKVFNFCRSFRYQSIGYYVSLLAEARGHRPQPSANVIRDVKSPAIVRQVSQELDELIQSSLSHLQSSQFKLSVYFGRNLAKRYDRLSLHLYNLFQSPLLRAQFFREKDGHWTLRSVSTIALNDVPESHRSFLKDVASQHFSGRGGRVKRKSPLRHDMAILHNPDDPEPPSNAQAIKKFVKAAESLGIRAELVTRDDYARLAEFDALFIRDTTYVNHYTYRFSSRAANMGLVVIDDPVSIVRCTNKVYLAELLSRHKVATPKTVVVHRDNAESLEAELGLPCVLKKPDSAFSAGVTKARTSEELQSTLKTLLDESDLIVAQEFLPTTFDWRIGVIDQKPLYACKYHMAPNHWQIVRRDEHGGSRYGRVETIPIELAPRKAVSIALRAADLIGNGLYGVDVKQSGNNFYVIEVNDNPTIDAGQEDTVLRDELYRRIMTVFRQRIENRKMGVREP; this is translated from the coding sequence GTGTCGACACTGATCGTCGTGAATGACCCGAAGGAATGGACGTTCGAGATTCCCGGTGTCGATGTTGTCGACGCCCGGAACTACCTGACGAAGTCGGAGTTCAGTGAACTGCGTTCCGTCAAAGTATTCAATTTCTGCCGCAGTTTTCGGTACCAGAGCATCGGCTATTACGTCTCACTTCTGGCGGAAGCTCGCGGTCACCGGCCTCAACCCAGCGCGAACGTCATCCGCGATGTGAAATCGCCGGCAATTGTCCGGCAGGTCTCTCAGGAACTGGATGAACTGATCCAGAGCAGTCTGTCGCACCTGCAGTCGTCGCAGTTCAAGCTGAGTGTTTACTTCGGCCGCAACCTTGCGAAGCGGTACGATCGCCTGAGCCTGCACCTGTACAACCTGTTTCAGTCTCCGCTGCTGCGAGCACAGTTCTTTCGCGAAAAGGACGGCCACTGGACTCTGCGATCCGTTTCCACCATCGCGCTGAATGACGTGCCGGAGTCTCATCGCAGCTTTCTGAAAGACGTTGCCAGCCAGCATTTTTCCGGCCGCGGCGGGCGCGTGAAAAGGAAGTCGCCGCTACGCCACGACATGGCCATTCTGCACAATCCCGACGACCCGGAACCGCCGTCAAACGCGCAGGCGATCAAGAAATTCGTCAAAGCTGCCGAATCGCTGGGCATTCGAGCGGAACTTGTCACGCGCGACGATTATGCGCGGCTGGCGGAATTCGACGCGTTGTTCATTCGCGACACGACCTACGTCAATCACTACACCTACCGGTTTTCCAGCCGCGCGGCGAACATGGGACTTGTTGTGATTGACGACCCGGTTTCCATCGTCCGCTGTACCAACAAGGTCTACCTGGCGGAATTGCTGTCGCGTCACAAAGTGGCGACGCCAAAAACCGTCGTCGTGCATCGTGACAACGCGGAAAGCCTGGAAGCCGAACTCGGCCTGCCGTGCGTGCTGAAGAAACCCGACAGCGCGTTTTCAGCGGGAGTCACAAAAGCTCGAACTTCCGAGGAACTGCAGTCAACGCTGAAAACTCTGCTGGACGAATCCGACCTGATCGTGGCTCAGGAGTTTCTGCCGACAACATTCGACTGGCGCATCGGCGTGATTGATCAAAAGCCGCTGTACGCGTGCAAATACCACATGGCGCCCAATCACTGGCAGATTGTCCGGCGTGACGAACACGGCGGCAGCCGCTACGGGCGAGTCGAAACAATTCCCATCGAACTGGCTCCGCGAAAGGCCGTCAGCATCGCTCTGCGGGCCGCCGATCTGATCGGAAACGGACTGTACGGCGTCGACGTCAAACAATCCGGAAACAACTTCTATGTGATTGAAGTCAACGACAACCCGACGATCGACGCGGGGCAGGAAGACACTGTGCTGAGAGATGAACTCTACCGCCGAATCATGACTGTCTTTCGGCAGCGGATCGAAAACCGGAAGATGGGAGTCCGCGAACCGTGA
- a CDS encoding C39 family peptidase: protein MSTFPSAPDDETLVDGIHLSILAQPNDTTCGPTCLQAVYGYYGDVVSLDQVISETPALVDGGTLAPMLGQHAIRRNYQAVIYTFNLRVFDPTWFDADGNAITDLSQKLQAQLDVKHDDKLRLAGDAYRNFILSGGTIRMVDLTREILRRYLSRGIPILTGLSSTFLYRSAREIGATCEPDDIRGTPVGHFVVLCGYDRKRKLVQVADPYLPNPVAPRENYYVIGVDRVVSAVLLGTLTYDANLLILTPRK from the coding sequence GTGTCAACATTTCCGTCTGCACCTGACGACGAAACGCTGGTCGATGGCATTCACCTGAGTATTCTGGCGCAGCCGAACGACACGACCTGCGGCCCGACGTGCCTGCAGGCCGTTTATGGCTACTATGGCGACGTCGTTTCTCTGGACCAGGTGATTTCTGAAACACCGGCGCTTGTGGATGGCGGCACTCTGGCTCCGATGCTGGGTCAGCACGCGATTCGCCGCAACTATCAGGCTGTGATCTACACGTTCAATCTGCGCGTGTTTGATCCGACGTGGTTTGATGCCGACGGAAACGCCATCACGGACTTGTCGCAAAAACTTCAGGCGCAACTGGACGTCAAGCACGACGACAAGCTGCGGCTGGCCGGCGACGCGTACCGCAACTTCATTCTGAGCGGCGGCACCATTCGGATGGTCGACCTGACGCGTGAAATCCTGAGGCGGTATCTGAGTCGCGGCATACCGATTCTGACAGGACTCAGTTCCACGTTTTTGTACCGCAGCGCACGAGAGATCGGCGCGACGTGCGAACCGGACGACATCCGCGGAACGCCGGTGGGACACTTCGTCGTGTTGTGCGGCTACGATCGCAAACGCAAGCTGGTGCAGGTTGCTGACCCGTACCTGCCGAATCCTGTCGCGCCCAGGGAAAACTACTATGTCATCGGCGTTGACCGCGTGGTCAGCGCCGTCCTGCTGGGTACGTTGACGTATGACGCCAATCTGTTGATCCTGACACCCCGGAAATAG
- a CDS encoding F0F1 ATP synthase subunit delta, whose product MSPTLTTFLFEAANFLTLAAVLAWLFFRPVRQALRNRCEKMELEEQQTAEKLADAQRMQQEINASRDNLQQELNATRDRELKATRQQAQRIVADARKAADHELELARRQSVRMSETQQETLARVAAHAAADAVGHLLQQIAGPDLHDALVESACRQIGILSADRLGTVKVESARELSEQQRASLTQALGSAGPGADFRTMDDLRAGVRILTADGLIDASVGGLTGFARQSLVRELNHHANNHNPLRDTST is encoded by the coding sequence GTGTCGCCGACACTGACCACGTTTTTGTTCGAGGCCGCGAATTTTCTCACGCTGGCCGCTGTTCTGGCCTGGCTGTTCTTCAGGCCCGTGCGTCAGGCATTGCGCAACCGTTGTGAGAAGATGGAACTCGAAGAACAGCAGACCGCGGAAAAACTGGCCGATGCCCAGCGGATGCAACAGGAAATCAACGCCTCCCGCGACAACCTGCAGCAGGAATTGAATGCGACACGCGACCGGGAACTGAAAGCCACGCGTCAGCAGGCCCAGCGGATCGTTGCCGACGCACGAAAAGCCGCTGACCATGAACTGGAGCTCGCCCGCCGGCAGTCAGTCCGCATGTCTGAAACTCAGCAGGAAACTCTGGCCCGTGTGGCTGCGCACGCCGCCGCGGATGCCGTGGGTCATCTGTTGCAACAAATCGCCGGGCCGGATCTTCACGACGCGCTTGTGGAATCCGCGTGCCGGCAAATTGGGATTTTGTCGGCAGACCGTCTCGGAACGGTCAAAGTCGAATCGGCACGTGAGCTTTCTGAGCAGCAACGGGCCTCGTTGACGCAGGCCCTTGGTTCGGCGGGGCCCGGTGCGGATTTCAGAACCATGGACGACTTGCGAGCCGGAGTTCGAATTCTGACGGCTGACGGTCTGATCGACGCGTCGGTCGGCGGGTTGACCGGCTTCGCTCGCCAGTCACTGGTCAGGGAGTTGAATCATCATGCCAACAATCACAATCCTCTACGCGACACATCCACGTAG
- a CDS encoding NUDIX domain-containing protein, giving the protein MATLRVSAGLLMYRIVSDGSVQVLLVHPGGPFFANRDDGAWSIPKGQAEPDEDLLTAARREFREETGVVPAGPFIALTPVTQKGGKIVHAWAFEGDCDPAAIISNTFSLEWPPHSRQQVEFPEVDRADFFDVDTARRKIIAAQADLIDELEDLLTKQGEGRGLSSG; this is encoded by the coding sequence GTGGCGACATTGCGTGTCAGCGCCGGCTTGCTGATGTACCGCATTGTTTCCGACGGCAGCGTCCAGGTGCTGCTGGTGCATCCCGGCGGGCCGTTCTTTGCGAACCGGGACGACGGAGCCTGGTCCATTCCGAAAGGGCAGGCCGAACCGGATGAAGATCTGCTGACGGCTGCACGTCGTGAATTTCGGGAGGAAACCGGTGTCGTGCCAGCCGGTCCATTCATTGCGCTGACACCGGTAACGCAGAAAGGCGGCAAAATTGTGCATGCCTGGGCGTTCGAGGGCGATTGCGATCCGGCTGCGATCATCAGCAACACATTTTCTCTTGAGTGGCCGCCGCATTCCCGTCAGCAGGTTGAATTCCCGGAGGTCGACCGAGCTGACTTCTTTGATGTCGATACTGCACGCCGGAAAATCATCGCCGCGCAGGCGGACCTGATCGACGAGCTTGAAGACCTGTTGACGAAGCAGGGTGAAGGTCGCGGGCTATCATCCGGCTGA